In Pithys albifrons albifrons isolate INPA30051 chromosome 6, PitAlb_v1, whole genome shotgun sequence, a single genomic region encodes these proteins:
- the GMFB gene encoding glia maturation factor beta, with translation MSESLVVCDVAEDLVEKLRKFRFRKETNNAAIIMKIDKDKQLVVLDEEHEGISPDELKDELPERQPRFIVYSYKYQHEDGRVSYPLCFIFSSPVGCKPEQQMMYAGSKNKLVQTAELTKVFEIRNTEDLTEEWLREKLGFFH, from the exons ATG AGCGAATCTCTGGTGGTTTGTGATGTTGCCGAAGACCTGGTGGAGAAACTCAGAAAATTCCGGTTTCGCAAAGAGACCAACAATGCTGCCATTATAA TGAAAATCGACAAGGATAAGCAGTTGGTGGTGCTGGATGAGGAGCATGAG GGTATTTCTCCTGATGAGCTAAAAGATGAGCTGCCTGAGAGACAACCTCGAT ttattgtGTATAGTTACAAGTACCAGCATGAAGATGGAAGAGTTTCTTACCCATTGTGCTTTATCTTCTCCAGTCCAGTTG GGTGTAAGCCTGAGCAGCAGATGATGTATGCTGGCAGCAAGAATAAGCTTGTACAGACAGCTGAACTCACCAAG GTGTTTGAaatcagaaatacagaagacCTCACTGAGGAGTGGCTGCGTGAGAAACTGGGCTTCTTCCACTGA